One window from the genome of Pleurodeles waltl isolate 20211129_DDA unplaced genomic scaffold, aPleWal1.hap1.20221129 scaffold_37, whole genome shotgun sequence encodes:
- the LOC138276083 gene encoding oocyte zinc finger protein XlCOF6-like, with protein sequence MAHQETQSWDVDKYIPDPQTLTKKNKSSTFSKSFSFSSQLKHHQQTHTEKKTFKSDECVKSISQLPELQRHQQTHTGEKPYNCSECMKSFSQSSLLKQHQRTHTGERPFKCSECVKNFSQLSHLRKHQRTHTGEKPYHCTECRSSFSDSSQLSIHQRTHTGEKPFKCSECDSTFIHSSSLRFHQRTHTGENPFRCSECMKSFSQLSFLQSHQRTHTGEKPFKCCECLKCFSHLSNLKRHQRTHTGEKPFKCSECVKSFSQLSHLHRHQRTHTGENP encoded by the coding sequence atggctcatcaggaaacacAGTCTTGGGATGTAGACAAATATATACCGGACCCACAGACACTAACCAAGAAAAACAAATCATCCACATTTAGCAAGAGCTTTAGTTTCTCATCTCAATTGAAGCACCATCAGCAAActcacacagaaaaaaaaacattcaagtccGATGAATGTGTGAAGAGCATTAGTCAATTACCAGAATTACagagacatcagcaaacacacacaggggaaaaaccatacaattGCAGTGAATGcatgaagagctttagtcaatcaTCACTCCTAAAACAGCATcaacgaacacacactggggaaagaccattcaagtgcagtgaatgtgtaaagaactttagtcagttatcacacctacgaaaacatcagcgaacacacacaggggaaaaaccatatcaTTGCACTGAATGTAGAAGTAGTTTTAGTGATTCTTCACAACTCAGtattcatcagcgaacacacacaggggaaaagccattcaagtgcagtgagtgTGACAGCACTTTTATTCACTCTTCATCATTAAGgtttcatcagcgaacacacactggagaaaatccattcaggtgcagtgaatgcatgaagagctttagtcaattaTCATTCCTACAaagtcatcagcgaacacacacaggggaaaagccattcaagtgctgtGAATGTCTGAAGTGCTTTAGTCACttatcaaacctaaaaagacatcagcgaacacacacaggggaaaaaccattcaagtgcagtgaatgtgtgaagagctttagtcagttatcacaCCTACATAGACATCAGCGCACACACACGGGGGAAAACCCTTAA